A window of Mustelus asterias chromosome 15, sMusAst1.hap1.1, whole genome shotgun sequence contains these coding sequences:
- the LOC144504683 gene encoding calcineurin subunit B type 1, translating into MGNEASYPLEMCSHFDADEIKRLGKRFKKLDLDNSGSLSVEEFMSLPELQQNPLVQRVIDIFDTDGNGEVDFKEFIEGVSQFSVKGDKEQKLRFAFRIYDMDKDGYISNGELFQVLKMMVGNNLKDTQLQQIVDKTIINADKDGDGRISFEEFCAVVGGLDIHKKMVVDV; encoded by the exons GGAAATGAAGCAAGTTATCCCCTGGAAATGTGCTCACACt TTGATGCCGATGAAATTAAACGGCTAGGAAAACGATTTAAGAAACTGGATTTGGACAATTCTGGTTCACTGAGTGTAGAAGAATTTATGTCCCTGCCTGAGTTGCAACAGAACCCGCTAGTGCAACGAGTTATAGATATATTTGACACCGATGGAAATGGTGAAGTTGACTTTAAAG AGTTTATTGAAGGGGTCTCCCAATTTAGCGTTAAAGGTGACAAAGAACAGAAATTGCGAT TTGCTTTCCGCATCTATGACATGGATAAGGATGGGTACATCTCTAACGGGGAGCTTTTCCAGGTGTTGAAGATGATGGTGGGGAACAATCTAAAAGACACTCAGCTACAGCAAATTGTAGACAAAACCATAATTAATGCAGATAAAGATGGAGATGGAAGAATATCCTTTGAAGAGTTCTGTGCA